From the genome of Chelonia mydas isolate rCheMyd1 chromosome 2, rCheMyd1.pri.v2, whole genome shotgun sequence, one region includes:
- the XIRP1 gene encoding xin actin-binding repeat-containing protein 1 isoform X3 → MEADVERTQSVLDNTRRILHQGHGKPSSPSVKERSALYLSETAAHAGSLPKSNTTKESTAHRLDSQKASKMAELQNQTSSKVNGKKMEEDLPPPPPPLQDSFQASTSLVGSQDSNPRPPPKGSFSKFYQQRQVNELKRLYRHMHPELRKNLEEAVTEDLAEMLSTEDPSAQASVNLDAVLPGEVQSMRWIFENWTLDSIGEHQPTKTLAEEEPIPSGDVKSTSRRFESHSLNGDRLSELTKVPTTVHTKGDVHTARWLFETQPLDSLNKMYSDETDVQEAVLKEPVQKGDVKGAKQLFETYSLEALGHYSSVEEQSILQLKSEIQELKGNVKKTIKLFQTEPLCAIRDKTGNIHEIKSVCREEIQSNAVRTARWLFETQPLDTINKDTSKVKIIRGISLEEAGRGNVSGARWMFETQPLDAIKELTVEEKDFRASMDFVDGADVSKQRLLFETQPLDSLKGEVSDSSPAKEEVIGGDVKSTLWLFETQPMETLKDNFEVGHLKRVGLLEEERGDVKQRKQVFETCPLSSISKASSEDPLSASNVQEVMKGDVKSFKNLFETLPLDSIKQSDAEPITKQEEEIPAGNVKANQVLFETIPLYAIKDSFGNFHKVTSVSREQIMSGDVKNYKWMFETKPLDQFDDSTEKVDIIRGITKQEVIAGDVRTAKWLFETQPIDVIHHQANQGEEHSSVKREVTQQGDVKTCRWLFETQPIDTLYEKVEKKQEGESSVPQADVKSYTWMFETQPLDSLKGQEEQYLQVGKAYCQDDLQGVDVKTVRHLFETEPLVTNASSETDSKKMVRYSSHVEIQSGEVSRVKEFFETKPLDVLGKLAAATKENGAPADGNIEAGSVHKFTWLFENFPMDTLKNNTEGIQEIPPEKDIEGGDIGGKRFIFETYSLDQIHDKVDETEIKRIQEETMSKASIKSCTMLFESQPLYAIQDKEGEYHEVTSLKKEEIMKGDLKGARWLFETKPLDQIKKEEEVFVIRAVTQEDIKKGDVQSARWRFETEPLDSFSGGKRSVARTVDDVQKGDVQTNKQLFESQSVSQKKYVRMVSVSDVQQGNVRTSTWLFENQPIDSLKGESEASSSITTVQREDSQKGDVKRSTWLFETQPMDSLKDPEGSASTNAPEVVPRADVKSTTWLFETTPLDKLSSSKHRTETEVKERTVRETLEGLCACQAIQHDGILIEANDVGSVRMVKYQFSRQTTPEIQKEEIVGGNLQRIMLQLLHRTNVEAQGMLVEEDEEGKIKVSPLQLLDPSEADKSKEELRDDVAKALQSLLSQDASIKKGIVMQETEVGSVKMTIYSLLHHSVQQEVVKGDVKSTIGNLLASSQEQRLMATIRREDNEKGNVQLYTSCIEKGDLDYLKNLQRESEIESLISSQADQEPAEFIQQDVQGANMHALQQEEPADKVTEDVGQGGIKGAKRVLMCEGVSKENMLERKAVHAGDDTDSTVQCLGQNLSRPTGEGKEDIVCGDIQATTQSLKKAKNVSKKAEREERVSRDVKEVKIAPQGAASTKVAAQKDDMARSQHSVAGETSQMTKNMEEEALGSDLQAAMQSLRLATAEAKSIQHQVQSKLHKSTEEIHLASKQQAPSISGTVTMQSTVRQQECAPPKQHQASATIRVQESSTSHTSASQKSMTSHKKVSTSEEVQGGQHVCQESQGVPSADVSVKDGLFTAKPVKPYVNPFIESDYKEQSVQEEREQDVVLRGDVKTAIRALQSAATEQRQVEKEDVVRGNLKATLQSLEKSNVNVSKGDFKAAMIYRNAGQSYSICKKENETQSISNQTAVVASGSQSDNDFPPPPPVAVMKTKCCPPMTQAREAAPSQPSKKDEALGCSAPMHNALPKTLTPASTKANDQRPSEKPAILPKPEITAPPRRKPIPPPKPERFLQEKPSRPASNSKGRLTKLVPPPLPPKPPGLSELSRAKTPPMNQAKDSCCSDALAQMGCGDCQSKCCTPQSPVANAVTVKNQNSEKKAPKDIIKTPLQIAEERYKATKEEQGKQESVDSKTSKPLKNRVAVSETEQVMTKEKAAAPRNCCPAEEIPGHTLSSGQENSCTLTSKQEWLDGYQIGLTNPESENKPSTSPKNQATLLRKGSATALNASPKTESASMSSTDGSWDNQSTTQKTNQRRQEEPSASSHQLSRDLFKEQQQVNSRQGGSLEAKREQFAQKPVVVMREKPCRETEDERLKRLSFHKEEIMKGSVKEAMEIFENLRRQEELQEILTRVKEFEEETFKVDVKALKSFFENVPEWVVHQKAHQVTQQHKAEKAEQTTKEDSDSVSSVELAFEDLERASAEIIHLKEQTLARLLDIEEAIRKALYSVSNLKSESDIAGLSGLFKESLGNAQSPTTSNNIRKISIVSSKAKQEKAAQGMQNAASVGSANGSEKTEMPKGELEVPCIIEQRVNSPSSPSYISIESAARKPAESPKMAYSPWDAPLQDYPDMPGKRDTFTQNIFNSLTRKSVGSGGCNPAPLETEQEPIQMKIGSNSIRQHYLSNPERPLSGNSGKDGCAPNSSKGSCHGAIKGGFSDYKAPLNISSPQNPRRQKSILELQTGPDGSKLYGATRTVTEQYEEVDEFGNKIITSSTTVTKQSETQTSSTCNVVSPPRYEITASPLLRRYLNSPGEDFHSNGSFQETGVVFVTFGNSKPKK, encoded by the exons ATGGAGGCTGATG TTGAGAGGACACAGTCAGTTTTAGACAACACTAGACGCATACTGCACCAAGGACACGGGAAACCCTCCTCTCCCTCCGTGAAGGAGCGGTCAGCTCTCTATCTGTCTGAGACAGCTGCTCACGCAGGCAGCCTCCCAAAGTCT aATACCACAAAGGAGAGCACTGCTCATCGTCTTGACAGCCAGAAAGCAAGCAAG ATGGCAGAGCTTCAGAACCAGACGTCATCTAAAGTGAATGGCAAGAAAATGGAAGAGGACTTAcctccacctccccctcccctgcaagacTCCTTCCAGGCCTCTACTTCCCtggttgggagccaggattcaAACCCACGGCCGCCCCCTAAGGGATCCTTCTCAAAGTTCTACCAGCAGCGCCAGGTGAATGAGCTGAAGAGGCTCTACAGGCACATGCACCCTGAGCTGAGGAAGAACCTGGAGGAAGCTGTGACTGAGGACCTGGCAGAAATGCTCAGCACGGAAGATCCCAGTGCCCAGGCCTCAGTGAATCTGGATGCCGTGCTCCCGGGGGAGGTTCAGTCCATGCGCTGGATCTTTGAAAACTGGACGCTAGACTCTATTGGGGAGCATCAACCGACCAAGACATTGGCGGAGGAGGAACCCATCCCAAGCGGGGATGTGAAAAGCACCTCCAGGAGGTTTGAAAGCCATTCGTTAAACGGAGACAGGCTGTCTGAGTTGACCAAAGTGCCCACGACAGTCCACACCAAAGGGGACGTGCATACAGCCCGGTGGCTGTTCGAAACCCAGCCCCTGGACTCATTAAACAAAATGTACTCAGATGAAACAGACGTGCAGGAGGCAGTTCTCAAGGAGCCTGTTCAAAAAGGGGACGTGAAAGGTGCCAAGCAACTCTTTGAAACCTACTCCCTGGAAGCGCTGGGCCACTACAGCTCAGTGGAGGAGCAAAGTATCCTGCAGCTCAAATCAGAAATCCAGGAGCTAAAGGGCAATGTCAAGAAAACCATCAAGCTGTTCCAGACAGAGCCACTCTGTGCCATCAGAGACAAAACTGGCAACATCCACGAGATCAAATCCGTCTGCAGAGAAGAAATACAGAGCAATGCAGTCAGGACCGCTCGCTGGTTGTTTGAGACTCAGCCACTGGATACCATCAACAAGGACACGTCCAAAGTGAAAATTATCCGGGGGATTTCATTAGAAGAGGCAGGAAGGGGGAATGTCAGTGGAGCAAGGTGGATGTTTGAAACTCAGCCACTTGATGCGATCAAAGAATTGACAGTGGAAGAAAAGGATTTCAGGGCTTCCATGGATTTCGTTGACGGGGCAGATGTCAGTAAGCAGCGTCTACTTTTTGAGACCCAGCCTCTCGACTCTCTGAAAGGAGAAGTCTCAGACAGTAGCCCAGCCAAGGAAGAAGTCATCGGCGGTGACGTGAAATCTACACTCTGGCTGTTTGAAACCCAACCAATGGAAACCCTAAAAGATAATTTTGAAGTGGGTCATTTAAAGAGAGTGGGGCTTTTGGAAGAGGAGAGGGGGGATGTGAAACAAAGAAAGCAAGTCTTTGAGACCTGTCCCCTCAGCAGCATCTCAAAGGCATCCTCTGAAGACCCCCTCTCAGCCTCTAATGTACAAGAGGTGATGAAGGGGGATGTTAAATCTTTCAAAAACCTGTTTGAGACTCTCCCATTAGACAGCATTAAGCAGTCTGATGCTGAGCCCATCACCAAACAAGAAGAGGAGATACCAGCTGGGAACGTCAAAGCCAACCAGGTCCTGTTTGAGACAATACCTTTGTACGCCATCAAAGACAGCTTTGGAAACTTCCACAAGGTCACCTCTGTAAGCAGAGAGCAGATCATGAGCGGCGATGTCAAGAACTACAAATGGATGTTTGAAACCAAACCTTTGGACCAGTTTGATGACAGCACCGAAAAGGTGGATATAATCAGAGGGATCACAAAGCAGGAAGTGATAGCTGGTGATGTCAGAACAGCAAAATGGCTCTTTGAAACCCAGCCCATTGATGTCATCCATCACCAAGCCAACCAAGGAGAAGAGCACTCCTCGGTGAAGAGAGAGGTTACCCAGCAGGGTGATGTGAAGACCTGCAGGTGGCTGTTTGAGACACAGCCAATTGACACCCTGTATGAGAAGGTGGAgaaaaagcaggaaggggaaagCTCTGTACCACAGGCTGACGTTAAGTCGTACACGTGGATGTTTGAGACCCAGCCCCTGGACTCCCTGAAAGGCCAGGAGGAGCAGTATTTGCAGGTTGGCAAAGCATACTGCCAAGATGACTTACAAGGAGTCGACGTCAAAACTGTCAGACATCTGTTTGAGACTGAACCACTGGTTACCAATGCCTCCAGCGAGACTGACTCAAAGAAAATGGTCAGGTACTCCAGCCATGTGGAGATACAGTCCGGTGAAGTGTCTCGGGTGAAGGAGTTCTTTGAAACCAAACCCTTGGATGTACTGGGTAAATTGGCTGCAGCCACAAAAGAGAATGGTGCCCCTGCAGATGGGAACATTGAAGCTGGATCAGTGCACAAGTTCACCTGGCTCTTTGAGAACTTCCCCATGGATACTTTAAAGAACAACACTGAGGGCATACAAGAAATCCCCCCAGAGAAGGATATCGAGGGGGGGGACATCGGAGGCAAGAGGTTCATTTTTGAGACCTACTCCCTAGACCAGATTcatgacaaggtggatgagacGGAGATCAAAAGGATCCAGGAGGAGACAATGAGCAAAGCCAGCATCAAGTCCTGCACCATGCTCTTTGAGAGCCAGCCCCTATATGCCATCCAGGACAAGGAGGGGGAATATCATGAGGTCACCTCACTGAAGAAGGAAGAAATAATGAAAGGCGACTTGAAAGGTGCCCGGTGGCTCTTCGAAACCAAACCTCTGGATCAGAtcaagaaggaggaggaggtgttCGTGATCAGGGCTGTCACCCAAGAGGACATCAAGAAAGGGGATGTCCAGTCTGCCCGATGGAGGTTTGAGACGGAGCCTCTCGATTCCTTCTCTGGGGGGAAGAGGTCTGTGGCCAGGACAGTAGATGATGTACAGAAAGGGGATGTCCAGACCAACAAGCAGCTTTTCGAGTCTCAGTCGGTGAGCCAGAAGAAATACGTGAGGATGGTCAGCGTCAGCGATGTCCAGCAGGGCAATGTGAGGACGTCCACCTGGCTTTTTGAGAACCAGCCCATCGATTCCCTGAAGGGAGAGTCTGAAGCGAGCTCCAGCATAACCACTGTGCAGAGAGAAGACAGCCAGAAAGGGGATGTGAAGCGCTCCACATGGCTGTTTGAAACTCAGCCCATGGATAGTCTCAAAGACCCCGAGGGGTCTGCCAGCACCAATGCCCCGGAGGTGGTCCCTCGTGCTGATGTGAAGAGCACAACGTGGCTGTTTGAAACCACCCCTCTGGATAAACTCAGCTCTTCTAAACACAGAACCGAAACTGAGGTGAAAGAGAGGACAGTGAGGGAGACTTTGGAAGGCCTCTGCGCCTGCCAGGCCATCCAGCATGACGGGATCCTCATAGAAGCCAATGACGTAGGGAGCGTGAGGATGGTGAAGTACCAGTTCAGCAGGCAAACTACTCCAGAGATCCAAAAGGAAGAGATTGTGGGAGGCAATTTGCAAAGGATCATGCTGCAACTACTGCACAGGACCAATGTGGAGGCCCAGGGGATGCTGgtggaggaggacgaggagggcAAGATCAAAGTCAGCCCACTGCAGCTACTGGACCCAAGTGAAGCCGATAAAAGCAAAGAGGAGTTGAGGGATGATGTCGCTAAGGCTCTCCAAAGTCTCCTTAGCCAAGATGCCTCCATCAAAAAGGGAATAGTCATGCAAGAGACAGAGGTGGGGTCGGTGAAGATGACTATCtactccctcctgcaccactCCGTCCAGCAGGAAGTTGTCAAGGGGGATGTGAAGTCAACCATAGGAAACCTGCTGGCTTCCTCGCAAGAGCAGAGGTTGATGGCAACCATCAGACGGGAGGACAACGAGAAGGGGAATGTCCAGCTGTACACCAGCTGCATCGAGAAGGGAGACCTGGACTACCTAAAGAACCTTCAGCGGGAGTCCGAGATAGAGTCCCTTATCTCCTCTCAAGCAGACCAGGAGCCAGCAGAATTCATCCAGCAGGATGTGCAAGGGGCTAATATGCATGCCTTgcaacaggaagagccagcagaTAAAGTGACTGAAGATGTGGGGCAAGGGGGCATTAAGGGGGCTAAGAGAGTGCTCATGTGTGAAGGTGTAAGCAAAGAGAACATGTTAGAAAGAAAGGCAGTGCATGCAGGTGACGACACAGACTCCACTGTGCAGTGTCTTGGGCAAAACCTGAGCCGGCCcacaggggagggaaaggaagataTTGTGTGTGGGGATATTCAGGCAACCACACAGTCACTGAAAAAGGCTAAGAATGTCAGCaagaaggcagagagagaggagagagtcTCTAGAGATGTGAAGGAAGTGAAGATTGCACCACAGGGAGCAGCCTCCACTAAAGTGGCGGCTCAGAAAGATGACATGGCCAGAAGCCAGCATTCAGTGGCAGGGGAAACCAGCCAGATGACAAAAAACATGGAGGAGGAGGCCCTTGGAAGTGATCTTCAAGCCGCAATGCAGAGTCTAAGGCTGGCCACAGCTGAGGCAAAAAGCATTCAGCACCAAGTCCAGAGCAAGCTCCACAAGAGCACAGAGGAAATCCATCTAGCCTCTAAGCAGCAGGCACCCAGCATTTCGGGGACAGTGACCATGCAATCAACTGTTCGCCAACAGGAATGTGCACCCCCCAAGCAGCATCAAGCCAGCGCCACCATCAGAGTCCAGGAGTCATCCACGTCCCACACAAGTGCGTCTCAGAAGAGCATGACGTCACACAAAAAGGTCAGTACTTCCGAGGAAGTACAGGGAGGACAGCATGTGTGCCAGGAAAGCCAAGGTGTGCCTAGTGCAGATGTTAGCGTTAAGGATGGTCTGTTTACTGCCAAGCCAGTGAAACCCTATGTAAACCCTTTTATTGAGTCTGATTACAAAGAGCAATCAGTGCAAGAAGAAAGAGAGCAAGATGTTGTGCTCAGAGGGGATGTAAAGACAGCTATCAGAGCACTGCAAAGTGCTGCAACAGAACAGAGACAAGTAGAGAAGGAGGATGTTGTTCGAGGTAACTTAAAGGCCACTCTTCAGTCGCTGGAGAAGTCTAATGTTAATGTCTCCAAAGGGGATTTTAAAGCCGCTATGATATACAGAAATGCAGGGCAGTCATATTCCATATGTAAAAAGGAAAACGAGACTCAATCAATTAGTAACCAGACAGCTGTAGTGGCTTCAGGGTCCCAGTCTGATAAtgactttcctcctcctcccccagttgcTGTGATGAAAACTAAGTGTTGTCCACCCATGACACAAGCAAGAGAAGCTGCCCCTTCCCAACCAAGCAAAAAAGATGAAGCCCTGGGATGTTCTGCACCCATGCACAACGCTCTCCCTAAGACCCTCACTCCCGCCTCCACCAAAGCCAATGATCAGAGGCCTTCAGAGAAACCAGCGATTCTCCCCAAACCAGAAATTACTGCCCCACCAAGGAGGAAACCCATTCCACCTCCAAAACCTGAGCGCTTCCTGCAGGAGAAACCTTCACGCCCTGCTAGCAACAGTAAAGGGAGGTTGACAAAGCTAGtcccacccccactgcctcctAAACCTCCAGGCCTGAGCGAGCTAAGCAGAGCAAAAACCCCACCTATGAATCAGGCAAAGGACTCGTGTTGCTCTGATGCCTTAGCACAAATGGGATGTGGGGACTGTCAGTCAAAGTGTTGTACCCCTCAATCACCAGTGGCCAATGCTGTTACAGTAAAGAACCAGAACTCTGAGAAGAAAGCACCAAAAGACATCATCAAAACACCTCTTCAGATAGCAGAGGAAAGGTACAAGGCAACCAAGGAAGAACAGGGCAAGCAAGAGTCAGTAGACTCTAAGACGTCAAAGCCACTTAAAAATCGAGTGGCTGTCTCTGAAACAGAACAGGTGATGACCAAAGAGAAGGCAGCAGCTCCAAGGAACTGCTGTCCAGCTGAGGAAATTCCAGGACACACACTTTCATCTGGCCAAGAGAACAGCTGCACATTAACATCAAAACAAGAATGGCTGGATGGATATCAGATAGGTCTTACTAACCCCGAGAGTGAGAATAAGCCAAGTACCTCTCCTAAGAATCAAGCTACCCTTCTGAGAAAAGGATCTGCCACAGCACTAAATGCCTCACCTAAGACAGAAAGTGCAAGCATGTCTAGTACCGATGGGTCATGGGATAATCAGAGCACCACCCAGAAAACAAATCAGAGAAGACAAGAAGAGCCTTCAGCATCTTCCCATCAGCTTTCCAGGGACCTCTttaaggagcagcagcaggtgaaCAGTAGACAAGGGGGCAGTCTTGAAGCGAAGAGGGAGCAGTTTGCACAGAAGCCAGTGGTGGTCATGCGAGAAAAGCCCTGCAGAGAAACGGAGGATGAACGTCTCAAGAGGCTGTCTTTCCACAAGGAGGAGATCATGAAGGGCAGTGTCAAGGAGGCTATGGAGATCTTTGAGAACCTGCGAAGGCAGGAGGAGCTGCAAGAGATCCTGACCCGAGTGAAGGAGTTTGAGGAGGAGACATTTAAGGTGGATGTGAAAGCCCTGAAGAGCTTCTTTGAGAATGTCCCAGAATGGGTGGTGCATCAGAAGGCTCACCAAGTGACGCAGCAGCACAAGGCCGAGAAGGCCGAGCAAACGACGAAGGAAGACTCTGACAGCGTCTCCTCTGTGGAGCTGGCTTTTGAAGACCTGGAGAGGGCAAGTGCTGAGATCATCCACCTGAAGGAGCAGACGTTAGCTAGGTTGCTGGACATTGAGGAGGCCATTAGGAAAGCTCTCTATTCTGTTTCTAATCTAAAGTCAGAATCAGACATAGCTGGGCTCTCTGGGCTCTTCAAGGAGTCTCTGGGGAACGCCCAGAGCCCTACAACCAGCAACAATATCCGTAAGATCAGCATCGTCTCCAGCAAAGCCAAGCAAGAGAAAGCGGCACAAGGGATGCAGAACGCAGCATCTGTGGGAAGTGCAAATGGGTCCGAAAAGACGGAGATGCCCAAAGGAGAGTTAGAGGTCCCCTGCATCATTGAGCAGCGAGTAAATTCTCCATCGTCTCCTTCTTATATCTCCATTGAGTCTGCAGCCAGAAAGCCTGCCGAATCACCCAAGATGGCATATTCCCCCTGGGATGCCCCCTTACAAGATTATCCCGACATGCCAGGAAAAAGGGACACATTCACTCAGAACATCTTTAACTCATTAACTCGCAAATCAGTGGGGTCCGGTGGATGCAATCCAGCTCCCTTGGAGACTGAACAGGAGCCCATCCAGATGAAGATAGGATCAAACTCAATTAGGCAACACTATCTCAGCAACCCCGAGCGTCCGCTTAGTGGCAACAGTGGCAAGGATGGGTGCGCACCGAACTCATCCAAAGGCAGCTGCCATGGTGCAATCAAAGGAGGCTTTTCTGACTACAAAGCTCCCCTGAACATCTCTAGCCCACAGAATCCAAGGAGGCAGAAAAGCATATTAGAACTGCAGACAGGTCCGGATGGATCCAAGCTTTACGGAGCCACCAGAACTGTGACCGAGCAGTATGAGGAGGTGGATGAGTTCGGAAACAAGATCATCACTTCATCCACCACCGTCACCAAGCAATCAGAGACCCAAACCTCCTCCACGTGCAACGTGGTCTCTCCTCCCCGGTATGAGATAACCGCCTCGCCCCTCCTTCGGAGGTACCTAAACAGTCCTGGTGAAGACTTCCACTCTAATGGCAGCTTCCAGGAAACAGGGGTGGTCTTTGTCACTTTTGGCAACTCCAAGCCAAAGAAATAG